Proteins encoded together in one Planctomyces sp. SH-PL14 window:
- a CDS encoding HK97 gp10 family phage protein: MASGSVQFRWSGLDAFAQSLRRFGEEAEKELEREMEVIAARWAAEARRRVPVETGALGATLLHESGREGSEFFAAVGSNQEYAPHIEFGTEWIAGGAVKAIGTAPDVTDSQAVRSWPAKDAGGGGAGEQMPFLRPAFMAIEEWAIKRLKKVVQMDGGR; encoded by the coding sequence ATGGCATCCGGCAGCGTTCAATTTCGATGGAGTGGTCTCGACGCGTTCGCGCAGTCGCTGCGGCGGTTTGGTGAGGAGGCGGAGAAGGAGCTCGAGCGGGAGATGGAGGTCATTGCGGCCCGCTGGGCGGCGGAGGCGCGGCGGCGGGTACCGGTTGAGACCGGGGCGCTGGGAGCGACACTGCTGCATGAGAGCGGCCGGGAGGGGTCCGAGTTCTTTGCCGCCGTCGGGAGCAATCAGGAGTACGCGCCGCACATCGAGTTTGGGACGGAGTGGATTGCCGGCGGGGCGGTGAAGGCGATCGGGACAGCTCCTGACGTGACGGACAGCCAGGCGGTGCGGTCGTGGCCGGCGAAGGACGCAGGGGGCGGCGGGGCGGGCGAACAGATGCCGTTCCTGCGGCCGGCGTTCATGGCGATTGAGGAGTGGGCGATCAAGCGGTTGAAGAAGGTGGTTCAGATGGATGGTGGCCGGTAG
- a CDS encoding carbon-nitrogen hydrolase family protein, with protein sequence MRLCAAQIQPTAGDITANLSLHRAAIERALAFGAELIIFPELSLTGYEPTLAADLAMTADDSRLGPFQALAEERGLTIAVGLPLQAGSGVEIGQVWFQPAAPRLTYSKMLLHVDELPYFRSGTRQVLLRQSGHVLAPAICYESLQPEHAEAAAGAGADVYLASVAKSVGGVDRAFVHYPAIARQHGMAVLMANSIGPCDNFVAAGRSAIWSPRGQLVDQLDADAQGVLVFDTETGAAERTTW encoded by the coding sequence ATGAGACTCTGCGCCGCACAGATCCAGCCGACCGCCGGAGACATCACCGCCAATCTCTCCCTGCACCGCGCGGCGATCGAGCGGGCCCTCGCGTTCGGAGCGGAGCTGATCATCTTCCCTGAGCTCTCGCTGACCGGCTACGAGCCGACCCTCGCGGCGGACCTCGCGATGACAGCGGACGACTCCCGCCTCGGCCCCTTCCAGGCCCTCGCGGAGGAACGCGGACTGACGATCGCCGTCGGGCTCCCGCTCCAGGCGGGCTCCGGAGTCGAGATCGGCCAAGTGTGGTTCCAGCCCGCCGCGCCGCGACTGACCTATTCGAAAATGCTCCTCCACGTGGATGAGCTCCCGTACTTCCGGAGCGGCACGCGGCAGGTCCTGCTCCGGCAATCCGGGCACGTCCTGGCTCCCGCGATCTGTTACGAGTCCCTCCAGCCCGAGCACGCGGAGGCCGCCGCCGGTGCGGGGGCGGACGTCTATCTGGCGAGCGTGGCGAAGTCTGTCGGCGGGGTCGATCGGGCCTTCGTCCACTACCCGGCGATCGCCCGGCAGCACGGCATGGCGGTGTTGATGGCGAACTCCATCGGTCCCTGCGACAATTTCGTCGCCGCCGGACGCTCTGCGATCTGGAGCCCGCGAGGCCAACTCGTGGACCAGCTCGACGCGGATGCCCAGGGCGTCCTGGTCTTCGACACGGAGACCGGCGCGGCCGAACGGACCACGTGGTGA
- a CDS encoding cupin domain-containing protein, producing MIRTWMAAAAGVMVGAVGMGFAAPHEHGERVRTISSREIQEKVNGKESAVTAVEVTIGPGEAGDSHRHPGPGFVYVLEGEYELGIDDQPTKRFKAGETFYEPTGCLHRVSKNPAKEGTTRLIAFVVHPRDAKEIAVPEPKK from the coding sequence ATGATTCGGACCTGGATGGCAGCAGCGGCGGGAGTGATGGTCGGGGCCGTGGGGATGGGCTTCGCCGCCCCTCACGAGCACGGGGAGCGGGTCAGAACGATCTCCTCGCGGGAGATTCAGGAGAAGGTGAACGGCAAGGAGTCGGCCGTCACGGCGGTCGAGGTCACGATCGGGCCGGGGGAGGCGGGGGATTCGCACCGTCATCCGGGGCCGGGGTTCGTGTACGTCCTGGAAGGGGAGTACGAGCTCGGGATCGACGACCAGCCGACGAAGCGGTTCAAGGCAGGTGAGACCTTCTACGAGCCGACGGGATGCCTGCACCGGGTCTCGAAGAACCCGGCGAAAGAAGGGACGACGCGCCTGATCGCCTTCGTGGTCCATCCGCGGGACGCGAAGGAGATCGCGGTCCCGGAACCCAAGAAGTAA
- a CDS encoding SDR family oxidoreductase, which produces MKVVVIGGSGLIGSKVVASLRERGHDVLSASPRSGVNAVTGEGLAGALTGADVVVDVSNSPSFEDKAVMEFFERSTSNLMAAEKKAGVKHHVALSVVGAERLPDSGYMRAKVAQEALIEGSGVPYTIVRATQFFEFLEAIAASGTVDGEVRLPTAQFQPVAAVDVASAVLDAVLGAPVNGMVELGGPESLPMSEFIGRALVAGGDGRRVVGDSEARYFGDQLQERALVPDAGARIGSLRYEAWRQSAKA; this is translated from the coding sequence ATGAAAGTCGTTGTGATTGGCGGAAGCGGTCTGATCGGGAGCAAGGTGGTGGCGAGCCTGCGGGAGCGGGGGCACGACGTGCTGTCCGCCTCGCCGCGGTCCGGCGTGAATGCCGTGACGGGCGAAGGGCTGGCGGGAGCGCTGACCGGCGCGGACGTGGTGGTCGACGTCTCGAACTCGCCGTCGTTTGAGGACAAGGCGGTGATGGAGTTCTTCGAACGCTCCACGTCGAACCTGATGGCGGCGGAGAAGAAGGCCGGCGTGAAGCATCACGTGGCCCTCTCGGTCGTGGGGGCCGAGCGGTTGCCGGACAGCGGCTACATGCGGGCCAAGGTGGCTCAGGAGGCGCTCATTGAGGGGAGCGGCGTGCCGTACACGATCGTGCGGGCGACGCAGTTCTTCGAGTTCCTGGAGGCGATCGCGGCTTCGGGAACGGTGGACGGGGAGGTGCGGCTCCCGACGGCGCAGTTCCAGCCGGTGGCGGCGGTCGATGTGGCGTCGGCGGTGCTCGATGCCGTGCTGGGCGCGCCGGTGAACGGAATGGTGGAGCTGGGTGGGCCGGAGTCGTTGCCGATGTCGGAGTTCATCGGGCGGGCGCTGGTCGCCGGTGGGGATGGGCGGCGGGTCGTGGGGGATTCGGAAGCGCGGTACTTCGGGGATCAGCTCCAGGAGCGGGCGCTGGTGCCGGATGCGGGAGCCAGGATTGGATCGCTCCGCTACGAAGCCTGGCGGCAATCGGCCAAGGCGTAA
- a CDS encoding carboxypeptidase-like regulatory domain-containing protein translates to MFTARALLIALILGCGTLAIAAPPETPAEGKVVGLATLRGQPVSKARFFLHYPDGQFLGAKINEEGRFTISRAPVGAYKVTIEGPDIPAKYSSDEKSGLVVEVREGENTFQFDLH, encoded by the coding sequence ATGTTCACTGCACGCGCGCTACTGATCGCCCTGATTCTCGGCTGCGGAACCCTCGCAATCGCCGCCCCGCCAGAGACTCCGGCGGAGGGAAAAGTCGTGGGACTGGCGACCCTGCGCGGCCAGCCGGTGAGCAAAGCCCGCTTCTTCCTCCATTATCCCGACGGACAGTTCCTCGGCGCCAAGATCAATGAGGAAGGCCGCTTCACGATCAGCCGCGCTCCGGTCGGCGCCTACAAGGTGACCATCGAAGGACCGGATATCCCGGCGAAGTATTCGTCCGATGAGAAGTCGGGACTCGTCGTCGAGGTCCGGGAGGGGGAGAACACCTTCCAGTTCGACCTCCACTGA
- a CDS encoding phage major capsid protein, with the protein MRIHSETESDVGNVADVVKQAVDTAIQPLVEKQEHLERALDDARRPRVNARSQLFGGGAPAIREGENPLSSRGYSFSKLVQAMHPDNREPRKFAKIEFDVSDRLHKVGFGGVGLDGASLLAPIGASHLQYLDDRERAEIQSIVRQGVVGCDPDEARWHAAWQARRRNQDLSIYDDTVYGVFLGPTQQGELIDLLRAKEVFTAAGCTEFTFPLNGSIQWPRITGDPTAYWIGEAGTITPSTPTSGSIDMRVKKLACIVTMPNELLRFSSPQTELMLRNQIANALSQELNATLLRNTAVSDVKPKGLIAYDGVLPHAASSPGTDGDTLEPQDLMLAESLVAERNVDTTNFTWLVRPTMMAYLATRRADAVSGGDGKGAFVVDVEKSRLGPYSYIKSSMVPSDRAKGSATDLSCLVGGVFSEYLLGRHGVIEFVLNNTMSTNFLNDRTSIRAIQHVDGRPRREEAFVLIDDLVVG; encoded by the coding sequence ATGCGAATTCACTCCGAGACCGAGTCCGACGTCGGCAACGTCGCCGACGTCGTCAAACAAGCGGTCGACACGGCGATCCAGCCGCTCGTCGAAAAGCAGGAACATCTCGAACGGGCACTCGACGACGCCCGCCGGCCGCGGGTCAACGCCCGCAGCCAACTCTTCGGCGGCGGAGCCCCCGCCATCCGCGAAGGCGAAAATCCCCTCTCCAGCCGCGGCTACAGCTTCTCCAAGCTCGTCCAGGCGATGCACCCGGACAACCGCGAGCCGCGAAAGTTCGCCAAGATCGAGTTCGACGTCAGCGACCGGCTCCACAAGGTCGGCTTCGGCGGCGTGGGACTCGACGGAGCGTCGCTCCTGGCTCCCATCGGCGCAAGCCATCTGCAGTACCTCGATGACCGCGAGCGGGCCGAGATCCAGTCGATCGTCCGGCAGGGAGTGGTGGGATGCGATCCCGACGAAGCCCGCTGGCACGCGGCCTGGCAGGCCCGGCGGCGGAACCAGGATCTGTCGATCTATGACGACACCGTCTACGGCGTCTTCCTCGGGCCGACGCAACAGGGAGAGCTGATCGACCTGCTGCGGGCCAAGGAGGTCTTCACCGCGGCCGGGTGCACCGAGTTCACCTTCCCGCTCAACGGCTCGATCCAGTGGCCGCGGATCACCGGCGACCCGACGGCCTACTGGATCGGCGAGGCGGGGACGATCACCCCCAGCACGCCGACCTCCGGCTCGATCGACATGCGGGTCAAGAAGCTGGCCTGCATCGTCACGATGCCGAACGAGCTCTTGCGGTTCTCGAGCCCGCAGACCGAGCTGATGCTCCGCAACCAGATCGCCAACGCCCTGAGCCAGGAGCTGAACGCGACGCTGCTGAGGAACACGGCGGTGAGCGACGTGAAGCCGAAGGGGCTGATCGCCTACGACGGCGTCCTGCCGCACGCGGCGTCGAGTCCCGGCACCGACGGCGACACGCTGGAGCCGCAGGACCTGATGCTGGCGGAGTCGCTCGTCGCCGAGCGGAACGTCGACACGACGAATTTCACCTGGCTCGTCCGGCCGACCATGATGGCCTACCTGGCGACGCGGCGGGCCGATGCGGTCAGCGGCGGCGACGGCAAGGGGGCGTTCGTCGTCGACGTCGAGAAGAGCCGCCTGGGTCCGTACAGCTACATCAAGTCGAGCATGGTCCCCAGCGACCGGGCGAAGGGTTCGGCGACGGACCTGAGCTGCCTGGTGGGGGGCGTCTTCTCCGAGTACCTGCTGGGTCGGCACGGGGTCATCGAGTTCGTCCTGAACAACACGATGAGCACGAACTTCCTCAACGACCGGACCTCGATCCGGGCCATCCAGCACGTCGACGGCCGTCCGCGACGCGAGGAAGCGTTTGTTTTGATTGACGACCTGGTCGTCGGCTGA
- the hxsB gene encoding His-Xaa-Ser system radical SAM maturase HxsB, with protein MSGPDAAALSSLPSLPVLAPLPVLNDRFRPLSHYADRVGAEYALLPLRFIPLDGERYVVTNLAGEYFVLPRPELEALVRHQLPIGSPRYEDLKARHFLIDGDSSVALDLLAVKLRTKQSFVAQFTSLFLFVVSLRCDHSCPYCQVSRQSTDRHAFDMTRETADRGIEFLFRGPSRSLKVEFQGGESLLNFDLIRHVVLEVERINAEAARPRDIQFVIATNLAFLTDEILAFCRDHGVLFSTSLDGPAELHNRNRPRPGADSHQRTIDGIRRIRETVGPHAVAALMTTTEASLDQPEAVIDEYVRQGFSSIFLRPLSPYGFAVKTGMAARYDADRWLEFYRRGLAHIVELNRRGIVFAEEYASIVLRKMLTPYPTGYVDLQSPAGLGISALVFNYDGDIYASDEARMLAETGDRTFRLGHLHRDTFETVMTSEALLSTLEETMTEVMPMCSDCGFQPYCGSDPVYHHATQGDRVGHKPTSGFCRKNMGVFRHLISLLEDDPQAAVILRSWI; from the coding sequence ATGTCCGGGCCCGATGCCGCCGCGCTCTCCTCTCTTCCGTCGCTCCCTGTGCTCGCGCCGCTCCCCGTACTGAACGACCGGTTCCGGCCGCTCTCGCACTACGCCGACCGGGTTGGCGCCGAGTACGCCCTCCTCCCGCTGCGGTTCATTCCGCTCGATGGCGAACGGTACGTCGTGACGAACCTGGCCGGAGAGTACTTCGTCCTGCCGCGGCCAGAGCTGGAAGCACTCGTCCGTCACCAGCTGCCGATCGGCTCGCCGCGGTACGAAGACCTCAAGGCTCGGCACTTCCTGATCGACGGCGATTCGAGCGTCGCTCTCGACCTTCTGGCGGTGAAGCTCCGCACCAAGCAGTCGTTCGTTGCCCAGTTCACCAGCCTGTTCCTGTTCGTCGTCTCGCTCCGCTGTGATCATAGTTGCCCGTACTGCCAGGTCTCGCGGCAGTCGACCGACCGCCACGCCTTCGACATGACGCGGGAGACCGCCGACCGGGGGATCGAGTTCCTGTTCCGCGGTCCCTCCCGGTCGCTCAAGGTGGAGTTCCAGGGGGGCGAGTCGCTCCTCAACTTCGACCTCATCCGGCACGTCGTCCTCGAAGTCGAGCGGATCAACGCGGAGGCGGCACGACCGCGGGACATCCAGTTCGTCATCGCCACAAACCTCGCGTTCCTGACGGACGAGATCCTGGCGTTCTGCCGCGACCACGGCGTCCTGTTCTCAACGAGCCTCGACGGTCCCGCCGAACTGCACAACCGCAACCGTCCCCGCCCGGGAGCCGACAGCCACCAGCGGACGATCGATGGAATCCGCCGCATCCGCGAGACGGTCGGCCCCCATGCCGTCGCGGCCCTGATGACAACGACCGAAGCGAGCCTCGACCAGCCCGAGGCGGTCATCGACGAATACGTCCGGCAGGGCTTCTCCTCAATCTTCCTCCGCCCGCTCAGCCCCTACGGCTTTGCGGTCAAGACCGGGATGGCGGCCCGCTACGACGCCGACCGCTGGCTGGAGTTCTACCGGCGGGGCCTCGCCCACATCGTCGAGCTCAACCGCCGCGGGATCGTCTTCGCCGAGGAGTACGCCTCGATCGTCCTGCGGAAGATGCTCACCCCCTATCCGACCGGCTACGTCGACCTCCAGTCGCCGGCGGGCCTCGGGATCAGCGCCCTCGTCTTCAATTACGACGGCGACATCTACGCCTCGGACGAGGCCCGGATGCTGGCCGAGACTGGCGACAGGACGTTCCGCCTCGGTCACCTGCACCGCGACACGTTCGAGACCGTCATGACGTCCGAGGCCCTGCTCTCGACGCTGGAGGAGACGATGACCGAGGTCATGCCGATGTGCAGCGACTGCGGGTTTCAGCCTTACTGCGGCAGCGATCCGGTGTATCATCACGCCACCCAGGGAGACCGGGTGGGGCACAAGCCGACAAGCGGGTTCTGTCGGAAGAACATGGGTGTGTTCCGGCATCTCATCTCGCTGCTGGAGGACGATCCTCAGGCGGCGGTCATCCTGAGAAGCTGGATCTGA
- the hxsC gene encoding His-Xaa-Ser system radical SAM maturase HxsC, with product MLKLNARVPAIRDLDPFVARIETSGDAPTDGTSAYLSRDPVAPVPAGHRAYFSLHEPAEVAAADAYVARLPESMSYLAEGDIVRVSPRVGEVWVVYRRGSPFNALLLTEQCNSDCLMCSQPPKAAADRHLVATYLDAIPLMDRQTPELGITGGEPTLLGEALFDILRACRDHLPQTALHMLTNGRLFQYLRLARRLADLRHPDLMLGIPLYSDLAYRHDFVVQAAGAFDQTVRGLMNLARCGVRIEIRIVLHAQTIDRLPQWAEFLARNLPFVEHVALMGLEMMGYVRMNLEGLWIDPADYQSELRQAVETLDRHGLNVSIYNHPLCLLPPALWSFARKSISDWKNEYLPVCEPCAVRSECGGFFSSATLRTSSHIAPFAEPLIHRATEVSQSFLS from the coding sequence ATGTTGAAGCTGAACGCACGAGTCCCGGCGATCCGCGATCTCGATCCGTTCGTGGCACGGATCGAGACCTCCGGTGACGCGCCGACCGATGGAACGTCGGCCTATCTCTCGCGCGATCCCGTTGCGCCGGTTCCAGCCGGACACCGGGCCTACTTCTCGCTTCACGAGCCCGCCGAGGTCGCCGCGGCTGACGCCTATGTCGCCCGGCTACCGGAGTCGATGAGCTATCTGGCTGAAGGGGACATCGTCCGCGTCAGCCCCCGTGTCGGGGAGGTGTGGGTCGTCTACCGCCGCGGCTCGCCGTTCAACGCCCTCCTCCTCACGGAGCAGTGCAACAGCGACTGCCTGATGTGCTCCCAGCCACCGAAGGCCGCCGCCGACCGCCACCTCGTCGCGACCTACCTCGATGCCATCCCGCTCATGGATCGCCAGACGCCGGAGCTCGGGATCACCGGGGGCGAGCCGACGCTGCTGGGGGAGGCGCTCTTCGACATCCTCAGAGCCTGCCGTGACCATCTCCCGCAGACCGCCCTCCACATGCTGACGAACGGCCGGCTGTTCCAGTACCTCCGCCTCGCCCGCCGGCTTGCCGATCTCCGCCATCCCGATCTGATGCTGGGGATCCCCCTCTACTCGGACCTCGCCTATCGGCACGACTTCGTCGTCCAGGCCGCGGGAGCGTTCGACCAGACGGTGCGAGGCCTCATGAACCTCGCCCGCTGCGGTGTCCGGATCGAGATCCGCATCGTCCTGCATGCCCAGACGATCGACCGCCTTCCGCAGTGGGCGGAGTTCCTGGCGCGGAACCTGCCGTTCGTCGAGCACGTCGCCCTCATGGGGCTGGAGATGATGGGCTACGTCCGGATGAACCTGGAGGGGCTGTGGATCGACCCCGCAGACTACCAGTCGGAACTGCGGCAGGCGGTCGAAACGCTGGACCGCCACGGCCTCAACGTCTCGATCTACAACCATCCGCTCTGTCTCCTTCCGCCCGCTCTGTGGTCCTTCGCACGGAAGAGCATCTCGGACTGGAAGAACGAATATCTCCCAGTCTGCGAGCCGTGCGCGGTCCGCTCGGAGTGCGGTGGTTTCTTCTCCTCCGCCACACTCCGCACGAGCAGTCACATCGCCCCGTTTGCGGAGCCGCTCATTCACAGAGCGACCGAAGTCAGCCAATCGTTTCTGTCTTGA
- a CDS encoding DUF350 domain-containing protein, giving the protein MWDSVLIASLFGLVGILLSVIGYKLFDLIETKIDFAEEIKKGNTAAAIVIAGFLLGICFIIGRAIGS; this is encoded by the coding sequence ATGTGGGATTCGGTTCTGATCGCGTCGCTGTTCGGGCTTGTGGGGATCCTGCTCTCGGTGATCGGTTACAAGCTGTTCGACCTGATCGAGACAAAGATCGACTTCGCGGAAGAGATTAAGAAAGGAAACACGGCAGCGGCGATCGTCATCGCCGGCTTCCTGCTCGGCATCTGCTTCATCATCGGCCGCGCCATCGGCAGCTGA